CCAACGCAGTTTGGATGCAGTAAAATTCCCGGGAGAATTGAGCAGATGCGGGAGGGTATAACCTTCTCCCAGCGCCCGGGCTGCATCGTCGCCGGTTTGCACGGCGCGGCTGTCGCACCAGATAATGGAGGGCCTTAATACTTTTCCGTCCTTATCCACACAAACGAGACCGTGCATCTGGTAGGCGATGCCGATGGCGTTGACCTTTGCGGGATCAAAAGGATGTTGCTTTTGCAGGGCGTGCGTGGCTTTGATGACTTCCTGCCACCACATTTCAGGGTCCTGCTCCGCCCATCCGGAGCGGGGCACATTCATGACCAGCTCTTCCGCAGAACCGGTGGCCGATGCCAGGCATTTGCCGGTGGCGGCATCCAGCAGCGCCGCCTTGATGGAAGAAGAACCAATGTCGTAGCCTATCAGGTACATAATCTATAATTAAAGGGAACGGCGGGTGTTATCCCGGCCGTTCCACCGGTGATCTTGACTGCATTACCAGAAGATCGTGTACAGGGCTGCCAGGATGCCGCAAATAACAATGGCGCCCACCGTAAAGCCGGTGTTGAGCCTGAACATGGAAGCATCCACTTCCAGTCCCTTTTCGTTGTTCTTGCCTTTCGGGTCCAGCAGGCTGATCACGACCATCAGTGCCACAATGATCACGAACACCCATCCCATCCGGTTAATGAACGGCAGGGAGGGCATGGCGAACTTGAACAGCACGGATAAAGGGATCGCAAGGATAGCGCCGATCAGCGCCGCATTGGCGGTGGTGCGCTTCCAGAAGAATCCCATGATAAAAATTGCGAACACTCCCGGCGAAATGAAACCGGTGTATTCCTGGATGAACTGGAATCCCTGATCCAGGCTTTTCAGCGCGGGTGCCACACAGGCTGCGATCACGCAGGCCACGATGATGGCGATCCGGCCGACCTTCACCTGGTCCTGTTCCGTTGCATCCTTCTTGAAAAAATGTTTATAGATATCCAGCGTAAAGATGGTAGCGATACTGTTGGCCTTGCCTGCCAACGAAGCCACAATGGCGGCGGTAAGCGCGGCGAATGACAAGCCTTTCAGCCCTTCGGGCAAAAGGTTGAGCAGGATGGGATAAGCATGGTCCGGCTTCACTACACCGTTGGCATCGAGCATTTCCTGCTGGAACATGCCGTTCTTGTACAGCACATATGCGGCGATACCGGGCAACACCACGATCACAGGCATCAGCAGTTTCAGGAAACCGGCGAAGAGCAGGCCGTTGCGGGCCGTCTTCAGGTCCGCCCCCAGCGCCCTTTGCGTGATATACTGGTTGCAGCCCCAATAGTTGAGGTTCACGATCCACATACCGCCGATCAGCACGGCAATACCGGGCAGCTCCGAATAGTTGGCATTGCTCTTGTCGAAGATCATGTGAAAATGCTCCGGCGCTTGCTGCCGCAATAAACCCAGGCCGTCCATCATCCCGTTCACGGAATAGGAAGCGCTGGCATCGCCAAGGTTCTGCGATACCAGGTTCAGCGCCAGATAGGTGGTAGCGAGACCGCCCAGCACCAGGAAGAATACCTGTATCACATCCGTAAACCCGATCACCTTCATACCGCCCAGCGTGATCAGAATGGCGAAGATGGCCAGGCCGATCATACAGGCCACAAAGTCGTAGCCGGAGATCGTCTGCACCGCCAGCGCACCCAGATAGAGGAT
This genomic stretch from Chitinophaga sp. XS-30 harbors:
- a CDS encoding sodium/sugar symporter, which encodes MQNSSLFAWDYVVFFIYFIIVAGYGYYIYNRKKKALTDTKDFFLAEGSLTWWAIGASLIASNISAEQFIGMSGSGFKMGLAISTYEWMAAATLLVVAIFFLPIYLKNKIYTMPQFLLQRYDNRVSTVMAVFWLLLYVFVNLTSILYLGALAVQTISGYDFVACMIGLAIFAILITLGGMKVIGFTDVIQVFFLVLGGLATTYLALNLVSQNLGDASASYSVNGMMDGLGLLRQQAPEHFHMIFDKSNANYSELPGIAVLIGGMWIVNLNYWGCNQYITQRALGADLKTARNGLLFAGFLKLLMPVIVVLPGIAAYVLYKNGMFQQEMLDANGVVKPDHAYPILLNLLPEGLKGLSFAALTAAIVASLAGKANSIATIFTLDIYKHFFKKDATEQDQVKVGRIAIIVACVIAACVAPALKSLDQGFQFIQEYTGFISPGVFAIFIMGFFWKRTTANAALIGAILAIPLSVLFKFAMPSLPFINRMGWVFVIIVALMVVISLLDPKGKNNEKGLEVDASMFRLNTGFTVGAIVICGILAALYTIFW